The Kryptolebias marmoratus isolate JLee-2015 linkage group LG9, ASM164957v2, whole genome shotgun sequence nucleotide sequence GGGAGAGTTTCAGAGAAGTACcaggatgttttctgtgtttcctgcagagctgcaggtgaAACACGAACAGGAGAAAACTGAGCTGACAGAAACGTTTCGGGCgtctgaagacctgctgaaggtaaaacagaaaaagcaggtGGAGGgagtttttctgtctgaataaactgttcctgtttttctgacGTTTCCTCCTGAATGTTTGGGTTTTCGCTGCGATGGCAGAACAAAGTGGAGGAGCTGACGGCAGAGCTGCAGGTTTTCAATGAGCTGAAGAGACGAGTCGCAGAATCCAGCTTTAAGAAgaatttacacagaaatatcCAGGTGGGTTTCTAGCGGCGAGATTAAAATGATATCTGTTATTTTCAGGCAAACAAACCCTACAGATGTGCTTTTAGGAGCTGCTGGGGACCAGCTGGTTTCATGTCGcgtctgcagctgaaagctgctgaacatCGTTCTCCATCTGTGTGACGTTGTGTTCAGGAACACGGCAGCCCAGGTGCATTCTGGGAGTCTGAGCAGGAGTCCCTGCTGTTCGTCATTGAGATGAAGACTGAGCGCGTGCAGGAGCAgagcaggaagctgcagcagatgGACGAGCTGGTAGGATCAGCTTTCCTCTCATTTCCAGTCCAACTCTGcagactttgttttatttgagctcttcatacatcaaaacattcggctgctgtggcttttggttttttcaaatgtttccaTAGAAACGCATTCAGATCCTTCAAAAACTTCAGCTACTGGCTCCGTCTTTCTCTTCTTATACctttagcttcttcagctttAAGAAGCCAgtttcagcagtcgttcagccTTCaactaaaagaacaaactgCGTTTTTGTGagaggctgctggtaacaaagatCCGTTTCTTTCTTGTTCTTGGGGTTCTTTTGGTTCTGACTGGTGTTCTGATGTTCAGGTGCAGAAGAATCTGTCTCTGGAGGACCAGATGGTCCACGTCCTGCAGCAGAACGAGGACCTGAGAGTTCGGATTAACAACTGTCAGGCTGTGATTCAGTAGGTGCCTCTGCAGTTCGTGTGAAtgtggcgccccctgctgggcAGACGCCTGAGGCTTCCACTGAGTCCTGCTGATtttaaactgtagaagaagagtTGCTGTTCGTTCAGGAAGCACTGACTCACACTCGTCTGTTAGTGGTGATTAAATACGTTTCCTCCTCCGTCTGTTTTCCAGGCAGTTTTCAAAGGAGAAGCTGGACCTAAAGGCGACGCTGGAGAGACAGGTAGCGGTGAACCAGAAGCTTTCTCAGGAAAAGGAGCAGCTGATGTTCAAACTGAGACACAAAGACTCGTGTCCAACCATCCACCTGCCAGCCATGATCCAGGAGATGGCTCCCAGATGACCCTGAGGCCACGGTCCGGGTCCGAGACTGGAACTGGGCTCAGGTGTGAAGCTGCGTCCCTGCAGGACGATGATCTCAGCTGCTTCCTACAGCCGTCAGCTTCTCGGTGATCCGCGGCTTGTTGAGCCTTCTGTGTCCTTCCAGCCTCCAGGGTTCTGGATGTTCCTGGAACAGAAGACAAAGCTGGAGAGCTGACGTCTCAGAGGGTTCTGCTGCACGAAACACCTCGTCTCAGAACCTGTCTTCCCCCCAAAATGAAGGTTAAACgttgtttttattgaattcGCTGCTGATGGAGAGAATCTCTGACTGCAGTTTGACTTGATTCAGATTTCTGTTCAGATGTTTCCTGAATGATGAGAAAAATCAACAGATTCAGAGCTTCATGATCACAGTTTATTAAGTTCTGGaaatttatttccactttttccCCCAAGTCTTTTGATAATGTGAAGACGGCCTTCTGTGTCTGGGAATCTGAGCTCCTTTCTGgtgaaataaattcacttttttcctgtttggttcCATCAAACGGAGGAAGATGAAGTGGATTTCAGTGAATTGAAGTGCCTTGTTGTTCTGACCTGTCTACATGTCGGCGGGTCAGAACCTGtgtgacttcctgtttacctGTGGCATCCATGTTTACATTTGCTGCCTTTTTCCTGATCAACACTTTGTTACGGCCATCAATGCCTTTTCATAAaagaatctttgtttttttgtgcttttggtccaaaaaacaaagaaactctgAACAAAAAGTCTTCAGGCTCATCTTGTTTCTCTCtgagcttcatttaaaaacatttattttgggGTTTTAGCGCGCTAACATCTTGGCTAATACGCCTCTGGATGTTGGTTTTGTTCCTGCTAATAAATCATCttaatgtttgattattttgaaCATTATGTGACAAGTTCAGGCTTCACACCTCAGGAGCTAAACTGACTTCCTGTTAGCTTCATCGTCCCTCTTAATTAATGCTAATGCTACACTTTTAGCAGGTTAGCATGCAGTTTTGAGTGAACTACATGCTAACAGCTAGTAGGTTGTAGATCTGATTCAGTATTATGTTTTTAGTTCCAGTAACAGCAGGCTGGTGTGCTAACATGATTATGTTGCTGCTTTAAACTTTGTCCCTGTTTAACTTGGAGCAGATAACAGGAATCACTTTATTACACTGCCTTCGTATTGTGTTGCAGTATTTTTACAGCATATTTTCAGTTaaaccttgtttttgttgtatttgatgTTGCCAAAAACAAGTGGTCAGTGTGAGCTCTGTTATGAAGCATTATCACTTTGAGCAGGATTTTACAGACTGTATTCTTCTTCATGTTGTACAGTTCAGTTCTCTGCTTCTTaaagaaactgtattttgtcttttctttctttaagtaCAGTCGTTTGTTTTCAACATCATGTTCACtcaataaaaagctgcaggaaggtTTGTTCATCATTCAGCCTGTAGGAGCCTCTGCTGGCCTGCAGGTGGCAGCACAGGACCGCCTCACGTGTGTTTGCTGATTGGGCTCAAACTTCAGCAAGCTGGTGATGTCACAGGTTGGACAGACAGCTCCGGACCGGGGCCCCTGACGCTGAGGCCCCTTCAGGCCCCCGGCCCCTCAGACCTTCACTTCATGAACCTCAGAGAGTTTGATGAGCTGAGACTGAATCGGACACCTGCAGGTCTGACCCTAACCCCCCTGTCCCCCGCCCCAGATCATGTTGTGAGGGCCTCTGCTTCACTTCAGGAGACAAGCTCTGTGTAAAAGTCCTAATCCAGGGTCAAACTTTCTTCTTACTCAatcattcagacagaaaaggcTCCTAAGCTCAACAGACAAGTTagtttctgtctctttgttcTGAAGGACTAATTGTCAAATAATATGTGATAATTACGACTTTGAATGTCATATTTATTAAATCCAAAGTTTTGTCTCTGAGGGCTGGAGCCGGACTGAGACGTCTGCTTCCTCAGTTCCCTTCAGCTGATGGCGGCAGGAAgtgaactctgtgtgtgtgttagttctGGGTCACAGCCTCTGCTGTCATGTCACAACATTCCCATGACTCCTCACAGCCACCTGGgaacggaggaggaggaggaggaggaggaggaaatgccGCCCCACACACAGAttatctgtttgtgctcagagtgtgtgttggggatgactctcggctgctaccacagcatgtgtgtgttggcaaaggttgattagctgtggcagccatcttgaattgagttgtagaaaacatctaaaagtttCAGTGAAATGTGTCCAGCGGCACATGGTGGTACTGATGTTAGCATCGCAGCACAGACATTATGGGATGGCAGagtctgtccactggttcatcagatattttactaacagacatgCACGCTCACACAGACAggtacatgatcacctgccgcCATGACAGGTTGGtggaataaatataaaacagaatgtAAATAATGGTTCTGTAAGTGTTatcagacgtgtgtgtgtgtgtgtgtgtctgataaACTCAGGAGAACCACAGTATCATTCGGCGCTCTGCTCGTGCTCCACTCTCCATCTTTACTGGACGGATtcagaggaagaaagaaattTGCTGTTAACATCTTCTCCTTGTTGGGCCCTAATGAGGAGGAGGGGCCCCTTCACGTTTAGAGGGTTTAGCAGCAGTTAGTGGCGGCTCCGGGCTGCAGGACAATAATCAGACTTTAACTCAGGCTCACAAAGACTCGCTCCACCTAATTCCTCCTTTCAGAACTGCACTCTCAGCGCCAGAGGCTAAATTATTAGATGCTAATGGCTGCCTTCCATCAAAGCCGAGCAGGAGCCAAATCTGCCAGTGAGGCCTATTAATTAACATGTGGAGCGGGCTGGGGGCCCGGGGGGGCCCAGGGGGGCCAGGGTCCACATACTGAGGCAGGATGGGGAGGAAAAAGGGGCGCTGCGGTTCACACGGGCCTCTGCAGGGCAGCCCATTCAGGCTGGAGGCAGGGGGCCTCTCAGGGGCTTCCAGGGCCACAATTAGAGGCTCCTGAATGGGCTGGCATTTGTCCTGcaggtccggtccggtccgggcTGACAAACACAACATGGATCCAACACGTTACTGACTCggttttctgtggaaaaagagCCGAAAATCCAGACTCTGTGCAGCGCCGCCCCCTGGTGGTCAGGAGTGGCTATAACAACGGGTCAAAGTTCGGACCAGACCGGGTCCAAACCCAAACCAGGAGGGAAGCAGAACTTCAGTGTTTAAAAGTCTGACAGCAACAGTTTCTGCTGCCGGTATGTTGACATCAGAACCAATcagacctttgacctttgacctttgacctcagcaTCACAGCAGACCGGATCTAATGCTGACtgatcagattttattaaaaataaataaataaacacaactaataaaaatatggagcagaaagatgaagaaaaatctgaagaaagaaagaaagtctgaaaactgaagaaagacTTCTCTGCGTCAGTGTTTACaacaaaaccagacaaacaaacaacaacaaaaccagacaaacaaacaacaacaacaaaccatcaaacaacaacaacaacagaaccagacaaaccaaccaaccaacaacaacagaaatacaaataaaaacaaaaacttcaactGAAAATTGAAAACACCAATAAACctgcaaacaataataaaatcaataaaaagttaaacagaGAATGGGCCAAACCGGAAgtctgcagaacaaacaaacaaacaataatgtttCTGAGTCACTGATGACTtgaattagtttgtttctgaatgATGAAGTCAgttctcatcatcatcacctctgaccccccccccctcNNNNNNNNNNNNNNNNNNNNNNNNNNNNNNNNNNNNNNNNNNNNNNNNNNNNNNNNNNNNNNNNNNNNNNNNNNNNNNNNNNNNNNNNNNNNNNNNNNNNCTCCTCCTCCCCTGTCCTTCTGCGCATGCTCAGCACACCTCAGCGGGGCAGGTAGAGCCGCGGACCGTCGGCCCCTCCAGGATCGGATCAGACTCCAGCATGAGGCGGCAGGACGCGCAAGGAGGAACCCGCTGATCCGACACCGGAACCACGAAGCTCCGCGCGGCACCGGGACCTGGACCCGGACCCGGACTtggacccggacccggacctGGACCGGAGCAAGTTTTAGGATTCTTGCGTTAGTTCTCAGGAGCTCCGAGGAGGATTTACGCACGCGGCTGCGCTCAGGTGGACTCCCGGGGACAGGTATGGGGGAACTGGGGTTCTGAAGCTCCCCGAGTCCCGAACAACTGGACTGGACCGGACCGAGCCGACCCCCTGAATCCCTGCTGGTCTCAGATCCCGGTCCTGAAGATGTTCCAGAACAGCAACAAGAAATGTTTCACCATCGAGGCTCTGGTCGGGAAGGATGCGGGCGGCAGCGGCTCCGGCTCCGCTTCTGGTCCCGGTCCGGGTCCGGGTCCCGGTCCCGGCTCCGGCTCCGGGGATGAGCCCATCCGGCCCACCGCGCTCCGCTTCCCGGAGTCCCTGCACCCGGCCTCGGCCGCCGGGGTCTTCGGCTCGTGCTTCCAGGGCAGCGGCGGGAGGACTTTGTTCTGTTCGGGTCCGGACGTGGTTCTGCAGGATCCCGGGACTCACGCGCCGGGTCCGGGCGGGCTGCCGCTGCACCCGCTGCAGATTCCCCCCCAGAGCTTCTTCGGCCCGCAGCACCGGGACCCGCTCAGCTTCTACCCCTGGGTCCTCCGGAACCGGTTCCTGGGTCACCGCTTCCAAGGTGAGCCGCGGGGGTTCGGATCAGGTGGTCCCGGTTCCGTTTGCGTCCTTCTGGTTCCGAGGCCGGTTctcccggtcccggtcctggttCGGTTGTTTGTTCCGTTTGTCTCCAAACTGGATCGGCTCGGTTCTGTTcggatttgattgtttttttctttgatttctcaCAGCGCGCGCTTCTATttccaagtttttattttattttatttagtttttctgaagTTATACTTCAGctgtcttctgtttgtctgtttgtttgattgtttgtttgtttgttaaaactcCTCGGAGCCGCTTCTGAAGGACAATTTAAGGTGGATTTAAGGGGGAATGATGTGAATGAATGTTGGTTTATAGAGATTAGTTGTAAAAAGTGAAGCAGAATGAAGATCAGAGTCCTGATCAGAGGGTAATCAATAATTTATACATTAATAACTGATTGACTGGTTGGTTAATCGTTAAATAATTGATTAATAATTGTTAATTAATTGATATATAATTGATTAATTGATGTTTCTCCTCCTAAAGCTGAACTTCAGTTCCTCTCTCAGTCTCACGCGCACCTGATCAGCTTCCATCAATCAATACCAGCAGCTGAGCTGTCAGTGGCGGCGCGCAGCAGCGGCCTCAAGGTTCGGTTCGATTCGGGTCGGATCCGCAGaactaaaaatatttgttttcagattttattcatatatttataattatttaagtTCAGATAAAAAACCAGAactgattattattaatattaatattattattagtaatattagtattagtattattatttataattaataataaacctgcagctgaacacaAACCTGAAGAAATctcaccaaaacaaaataactgtttaaaatgttttaaaatgtttaataaaatctgaaaataaacacaaaggaaGGAAAAACCTGAAGAATCATTActtttataagaaaaaacataaattattttataaaagtctGTAAGcctgtaaaactaaaaatataaattaaaaagaaaaactttaatcaTAATTAAGTTAAGGGAAGATATttcatataaataaagtttcacGTTTTCTCAGATacgtaataataataaaaataaaaataaaaattaataataaaacttgttttgtgtaaaaacattttttttctgaaaggtgAGAAAACAAACGGTTGAATCTCATcaacaataaaagaacaaaaataaagtcagacatgttcctgcagatgtttcagatatcagagaaaatataaatataaatataaatgtttctgACGGGAGGTTTGAaacttttattgaatttattttgtgtttaaattatttttaactttaaacaaaatgatttgattctctgttcaaattgatttttacattttaaataaaatattaaagtttttctgatttaaagttttattgttggaagaaaagattaaataatttagtttttttttcttttcataagtcgaaataaaaacaaaaagtttgaagaAGCTCAGATTCATTTGATTCTAAATCATAAAATTAATTCAGtaataaattaagaaataaaaatgttaatgtgttaaaataaacaccttttttgttttttaaatttcatattttaacatctaagagtttttatttcaaaacacttCCAACAAATCTCTGATTTTCTGTCAGACTTAATCaactttttatgaatttatttaaacaaaacagaaacttttattcttcaggaaataattaaaataataaaaatgatttattctgaagtttagattttagttttttggttcttaaatttaaaatgttattaaataaataaataaaacattttctttaattattttctcttATATCTAAAACAGTTaatatttcagaaacttttaaaaacaacaagaagtttCGAATTCAGGGATCTTTGAGTCAAGAAAccttcttccttctcctcctcctcctcctcagcttctCGTCTGTCAGACAGTGGGACTACTTTCTGTTGCGGATTAATCTGAGAGTCTGAGCAGCAGGTTGTGGGTCAAAACCTgtttccagctcctgacccaacagaacctggttccagctcccgacccaacagaacctggttccagctcctgacccaacagaacctggttccagctctgACCCTgcagaacccaacagaacctggttccagctcctgacccagcagaacctcctccagcagcagaactctcagtgggttcctggttgtggaggagttgtggcccactcttctttccagcgttgcttcagctaattggtttctgctcagctctctgaggttctggttctggttctggacagatggcctcacatctgactccagaatcagcccaaaccatcacccctccaccaccgtgctgacagctgggaggagctggTTGTTGTccataatcttcctctctgtagaacgaggGACTTCAGatggtttggaaatgacctttgacccttcccagactgatgggcagcaggtcattgctgatgtctttccatcctggcgttgtgttaacacacacttTGATTTGCACATTGCGCCGCCCGGCTGGAACTTTGCATATGAATGTGTCTTCAGAGCAGCTAACGCCGGCTAAACGCCGCCATCATTGTCTTCCTCGGCGCCAAAGCCGAACCCGCTCTTTTGCGTGGAGCGTGACGGCGGCGGCGCATCTTTTCAGCGAGATAAAAAGCAGCCGagcacagatttgtttttatgtaaaatgttcCGATGGATTTACGTGCGATTTTAATAAACGGTCAGAAATGTGCAGCAGGAGCGTCGGCGCTGGTTTGGACACAAAGTGTTGAAGCGACGCTTTCAAAAACCGCTTTGCTTCATAAACAAATCCGCCTTTCTTCCCTTCAGTCCGACGTCTCTGAGGGCAGACGCCACACTTCCTGAAAACAAGGACTCATCGTCTCAGCCGTctgctagctgttagctgttagcttcagctgttagctgttagctgttagctcaggACAAATAAATCGGTTTCTGTTCTGTTGAAGGGAtgtgaaacctgcaggaaggaAGTTGGCTCAGATTTCTGAAAGGCTTCAGGCCTCCTGCAGCTGAAATCAGTCTGTCTGTAAAAGTTCATCAGAAtaaattttattcttaaaaacattctttaaataCTGAGTTCCCAGAGAGAGACTCAAA carries:
- the ccdc69 gene encoding coiled-coil domain-containing protein 69 isoform X2; this encodes MGCGHSKKKSKGKKGEKSQQGSSCQDGGGPSGELDVCLEKQLERFEILQEVLSANGDSERAELLNRHTDEEVCSLIVGVLDKVKTETTADLNILHELRRKSADEEHQKHVEELQVKHEQEKTELTETFRASEDLLKNKVEELTAELQVFNELKRRVAESSFKKNLHRNIQEHGSPGAFWESEQESLLFVIEMKTERVQEQSRKLQQMDELVQKNLSLEDQMVHVLQQNEDLRVRINNCQAVIQQFSKEKLDLKATLERQVAVNQKLSQEKEQLMFKLRHKDSCPTIHLPAMIQEMAPR
- the ccdc69 gene encoding coiled-coil domain-containing protein 69 isoform X1, whose product is MVTVCLLLRAKRRNKSASACCQQKKSKGKKGEKSQQGSSCQDGGGPSGELDVCLEKQLERFEILQEVLSANGDSERAELLNRHTDEEVCSLIVGVLDKVKTETTADLNILHELRRKSADEEHQKHVEELQVKHEQEKTELTETFRASEDLLKNKVEELTAELQVFNELKRRVAESSFKKNLHRNIQEHGSPGAFWESEQESLLFVIEMKTERVQEQSRKLQQMDELVQKNLSLEDQMVHVLQQNEDLRVRINNCQAVIQQFSKEKLDLKATLERQVAVNQKLSQEKEQLMFKLRHKDSCPTIHLPAMIQEMAPR
- the emx3 gene encoding empty spiracles homeobox 3; the encoded protein is MFQNSNKKCFTIEALVGKDAGGSGSGSASGPGPGPGPGPGSGSGDEPIRPTALRFPESLHPASAAGVFGSCFQGSGGRTLFCSGPDVVLQDPGTHAPGPGGLPLHPLQIPPQSFFGPQHRDPLSFYPWVLRNRFLGHRFQGEDSSPENLLLHGPFSRKPKRIRTAFSPSQLLRLERAFEKNHYVVGAERKQLASGLCLTETQVKVWFQNRRTKHKRQKLEEETPEAQQKRKGSQHVSRWRAATQQPGGDDVDVISDD